The DNA sequence AGCGTGCGAATTTCCGGCGTTTCACCGCGATAGGATACCCGGAGCCCGGCAACCCTAAGCTGCTCACTGGTACGATGAAGCAGCCAGGCACCAGCCGTATCAAGCCTCGTTAGGCCCGTGAGGTCGATAACTGCGTCGCGGCCACGCGCGCGCTTCGGACTGATTTCCCTCAGCGGTCCATCAAGATCACGGACCAGCCGCACTGTCCACGCACCTTTGGCACGCACCAAGAAGCCAACCTCGGCCTCCTCGGTCTCCAATGTCGCTGTCGTGGTCGCGCTCATAACCGCTTTGATTGCCCCTATCCGATCTAACCCCTGTCGAGAGTACGGTCTTATTTTGACCGAATTCCCACAGTTTCTTGTATCACAAGAACCGCGTCATACGGCCACATTGCCTGAGCTTTTTGGGAGATTAGGTTGACCTCTTAACTATTCATGTAAGATGACATGTGTTTGTAAGACCACCAAGGGGTACGGGCGTTCAAATTTGGCGCCGCACTGAAACGAGGAAAGTGATGAACCAGTTAGTCAAAGGTCTCTCCATTCTGGGCCTGTCTCTCGCACTGCCATTGGCGGCTCATGCAAGCGAGCCGGATTTGGGCAAAGGCGCGAAAGTATTTAAGAAATGTGCTGCCTGCCACACCCTTGGTGAGGGAGAAGGCAACAAGATCGGCCCGAACCTCTTTGGCATGTTTGAACGCCCAGTCGCCTCAGCCGCAGATTTCAACTTCTCTGATGGTATGACGGCCCGTGCCGCTGAAATTGGTACCTGGACGGATGAGAACCTGGCTGAATATCTCACGAAGCCCCGTGATTATGTGCCCGGCACGAACATGTCTTTCGTTGGACTGCGGAAAGAGAAGGACCGGGTGAACCTGATCGCCTATCTTCGTCAGGAAACCGGCGCAGCGGCACCAGCAGCAGAAGAAGAACCTGCGGCTGAATAATCGCGACCATCTGAGTGTGAAGAAGGCGGCCCCTGAGCATTTTCAACAAAAGTTGCAGACTTTTGTGGTTCGAAAATGCGGCAAACTAGGGAGCCGCCTCTTTTGTACCTGTCTCTAATTGCCTGGCCCGCCGCCGTCGCTGA is a window from the Rhodobiaceae bacterium genome containing:
- a CDS encoding cytochrome c2 — encoded protein: MNQLVKGLSILGLSLALPLAAHASEPDLGKGAKVFKKCAACHTLGEGEGNKIGPNLFGMFERPVASAADFNFSDGMTARAAEIGTWTDENLAEYLTKPRDYVPGTNMSFVGLRKEKDRVNLIAYLRQETGAAAPAAEEEPAAE